A single region of the Enterococcus mundtii genome encodes:
- a CDS encoding DUF1622 domain-containing protein — MFSETLVHLLEWVTAILNIFSILVLLVGIFLVLKNLMLERPLIKDYATRNRRNADIRKLLASYILLSLEVLIVADLIESVIKPTWTDILKLALIIIIRTIISYFLNLEIASHVSHERREV; from the coding sequence ATGTTTAGTGAAACGTTGGTCCATTTGTTGGAATGGGTGACTGCGATTTTGAATATTTTCTCGATTTTAGTCTTGTTGGTTGGAATTTTTTTAGTTTTAAAAAATTTGATGTTGGAACGTCCATTGATTAAAGATTATGCGACACGTAATCGGCGCAATGCGGATATTCGAAAACTACTAGCTAGTTACATTTTGTTGAGTTTAGAAGTACTGATCGTGGCAGATCTCATCGAATCTGTCATTAAACCAACTTGGACAGACATTTTAAAATTAGCATTGATCATTATCATTCGCACGATCATCTCTTATTTCTTAAATTTAGAAATTGCGAGTCATGTATCGCATGAAAGAAGGGAAGTTTGA
- a CDS encoding DUF1622 domain-containing protein: MEISWMTLLYPYLEWLVLILDIFAIVVLLWGGFLSIKDFLKDSLNPSFKQNERIHQNNGIKKMLGGYILLSLEILISAGIIESIIKPTLQDIFQLAALVVIRTIISYFLNKEIGPADV, encoded by the coding sequence ATGGAGATCAGTTGGATGACACTGCTTTATCCATATCTTGAATGGTTGGTCTTGATTTTAGATATTTTTGCCATTGTGGTCTTATTATGGGGAGGCTTTCTTTCAATCAAAGATTTTTTGAAAGATTCCTTGAATCCGTCATTCAAACAAAATGAACGGATTCATCAAAATAATGGCATCAAAAAAATGCTGGGTGGGTATATCTTGTTGAGTTTAGAGATATTGATTTCTGCTGGGATCATCGAGTCGATCATCAAACCGACATTACAAGATATTTTTCAGTTGGCCGCATTAGTTGTGATTCGTACGATCATCTCTTACTTCTTGAATAAAGAAATCGGCCCAGCAGATGTCTAA
- the tdc gene encoding tyrosine decarboxylase yields MKDMDIKAVFIGDKAENGQVYKMLLNKMVDEHLGWRENYLPADLPAISEADKSTTSYLATRQHMMEVLDEVSERMRAGSIPWHSAGRYWGQMNAETLMPALLAYHFAMLWNPNNVALESSMATSQMEAEIGEDFAKLFSMPNGWGHLTADGSIANLEGLWYARCIKSIPLAVKETYPEKVKDLSDWELLNLSVEEILEMIETFTDEELDRVKAASSRSGKHIQELGKWLVPQTKHYSWMKALDICGVGLDQMIAIPVDDCYRMDVQVLEKTIRELAIQHIPILGVVAVVGTTEEGQVDRVDQIVELREKLKDEGIYFYLHVDAAYGGYARCLFMNEAYEFVPYASLAEFYEEHHVFHHEVKIERSVYEGFKAISEAESVTVDPHKMGYVPYAAGGITIKHKSMRNIISYFAPYVFEKSVKAPDMLGAYILEGSKAGATAAAVWTAHRVLPLNVTGYGQLIGASIEAAQRFREFLDQLSFTVNGKTIEVYPLNHPDFNMVDWAFKVQGCTDLKEINRLNEEMFDVSSYMEGDVYAERFITSHTTFTQADYGDSPVAFVESMGVPKEEWQKEQQVTLLRAAIMTPYLTDDNIFAYYTEAIKHAMEEKLREVLA; encoded by the coding sequence ATGAAAGATATGGACATCAAAGCCGTCTTTATTGGCGACAAAGCAGAAAATGGTCAAGTGTATAAAATGTTATTGAATAAGATGGTGGATGAACATTTAGGTTGGCGTGAAAATTATTTGCCAGCTGACCTTCCCGCAATCAGTGAAGCAGACAAATCAACAACATCTTATCTTGCGACTCGACAACATATGATGGAGGTCTTAGATGAAGTCAGTGAACGAATGCGTGCCGGTTCAATTCCTTGGCATTCAGCCGGACGTTATTGGGGACAAATGAATGCAGAAACATTGATGCCAGCTTTGTTGGCTTATCACTTTGCGATGCTTTGGAATCCTAATAACGTGGCATTGGAATCCTCAATGGCCACGTCACAAATGGAAGCAGAAATCGGAGAAGACTTTGCGAAGCTGTTCAGTATGCCGAATGGTTGGGGCCATCTGACAGCGGATGGTTCAATTGCGAATTTAGAAGGTCTATGGTATGCCCGTTGTATCAAATCGATTCCTTTAGCGGTCAAAGAAACTTACCCTGAAAAAGTGAAAGACCTATCGGATTGGGAATTACTTAATCTATCTGTAGAAGAAATCTTAGAAATGATCGAAACATTTACTGATGAAGAATTAGATCGAGTCAAAGCTGCATCTTCACGAAGTGGGAAACACATCCAAGAATTGGGCAAATGGCTTGTTCCTCAAACCAAACACTATTCATGGATGAAAGCATTAGATATTTGTGGTGTCGGGTTGGATCAAATGATCGCGATCCCCGTTGATGACTGCTACCGAATGGATGTCCAAGTATTGGAAAAGACGATTCGTGAACTAGCTATCCAACATATCCCCATCCTAGGTGTGGTCGCTGTTGTAGGTACAACAGAAGAAGGACAAGTCGATCGTGTCGATCAAATTGTTGAACTTAGAGAAAAATTGAAAGATGAAGGCATTTATTTCTACCTTCACGTGGATGCAGCTTATGGTGGCTATGCCCGTTGCTTGTTCATGAATGAAGCGTATGAATTTGTACCTTACGCATCATTAGCAGAATTTTATGAAGAACATCATGTTTTCCATCATGAAGTGAAAATCGAACGAAGTGTTTATGAAGGATTCAAGGCAATCAGTGAAGCCGAATCAGTGACTGTTGATCCCCATAAAATGGGCTATGTACCTTATGCGGCAGGAGGAATCACGATCAAACATAAAAGTATGCGGAATATCATCTCTTATTTTGCACCTTATGTGTTTGAAAAATCCGTTAAAGCACCAGATATGTTAGGTGCTTATATTTTAGAAGGTTCAAAAGCTGGGGCAACGGCTGCGGCAGTTTGGACGGCACACCGAGTTCTGCCTTTGAATGTCACTGGCTATGGTCAATTGATTGGTGCATCGATCGAAGCCGCTCAACGTTTCCGAGAATTTCTTGATCAATTAAGCTTTACTGTCAATGGGAAAACAATCGAAGTCTATCCATTGAATCATCCAGATTTCAATATGGTCGATTGGGCATTCAAAGTCCAAGGTTGTACAGATTTAAAAGAAATCAACCGTTTGAATGAAGAAATGTTTGATGTGTCCTCTTATATGGAAGGTGATGTGTACGCAGAACGCTTTATCACTTCTCATACGACCTTCACGCAAGCGGATTATGGCGATTCTCCAGTAGCATTTGTTGAAAGCATGGGTGTTCCAAAAGAGGAATGGCAAAAAGAACAACAAGTTACTTTGTTGCGAGCTGCGATCATGACTCCGTATTTAACCGATGACAACATCTTTGCTTATTATACCGAAGCCATCAAACACGCAATGGAAGAAAAACTAAGAGAAGTTCTTGCGTAG
- a CDS encoding amino acid permease: MTDSKSTKQLSTLTFIGMTCALVASVRNIPDVAATGWTMLFYMLVAVLFYAFPISLISGEFAGMFPQKGGPELWVSQSLGRKWGFVVSWLLWVQMFPGMVMVASALAPLFGNMVNNVPLGLNSKFTLLVILVVYWIITLLNLKFDMAKIGGKIGVWLGLYVPLALMLLLGAAAWIKIGIMPNGTLGKFSWDLLVPDPSTAKSFVYFAPIMFIFTGIEMSSVYITRLAHPVKTYIRGIFAALVFLFVVNTLNALVVANVVPKGQMELNNIAQSISIDCQILGLSHMIVNLFSLLVFVGVAVQLSAWASGPAKTVTESARKGAYPPRFNFWKTNEFDVSKAVILTQSIIISVFALFYLLIPGVNQAFLMLVNATTVIYCIVYLIMGVAFLRFRKTNPTIPRPFRIGKKEGNGNLGAWLVVLVLFAAIVFSVGLTLKAGTWINFVAVALISGILFVAPLCIEKIRKPSWEQEIKNKLSEQKSTKQSE; encoded by the coding sequence ATGACAGACTCAAAATCTACCAAACAACTGTCAACGTTAACGTTTATTGGGATGACTTGCGCTTTAGTCGCAAGCGTCCGCAATATTCCTGATGTCGCTGCCACTGGTTGGACGATGTTGTTTTATATGTTAGTTGCTGTACTCTTTTATGCGTTTCCGATCTCTCTGATCTCAGGAGAGTTTGCAGGGATGTTTCCTCAAAAGGGAGGGCCAGAACTGTGGGTCTCTCAATCCCTCGGTAGAAAATGGGGATTTGTCGTCTCTTGGCTTTTATGGGTTCAAATGTTTCCAGGGATGGTCATGGTTGCCTCAGCACTTGCCCCATTGTTTGGCAACATGGTCAATAACGTCCCATTGGGCTTGAATAGTAAATTCACATTGCTCGTGATTTTAGTCGTTTATTGGATCATCACACTATTGAACTTAAAATTCGACATGGCAAAAATTGGCGGGAAAATCGGTGTCTGGTTGGGGTTGTATGTCCCGTTGGCATTGATGCTCCTATTAGGTGCCGCAGCATGGATCAAGATCGGTATTATGCCAAATGGAACATTAGGGAAATTTTCTTGGGATCTTTTAGTTCCCGATCCAAGTACTGCAAAATCATTCGTTTATTTTGCACCGATCATGTTCATTTTTACTGGAATCGAAATGTCTTCTGTTTATATCACTCGATTGGCACATCCAGTTAAAACTTATATACGCGGTATTTTCGCTGCGTTAGTCTTTTTATTTGTGGTAAATACGCTGAATGCGTTAGTCGTTGCCAATGTGGTACCAAAGGGTCAAATGGAGTTGAATAATATTGCTCAATCCATTTCGATCGATTGCCAAATTCTTGGCTTGTCACATATGATTGTGAACCTATTCAGCTTACTTGTATTTGTCGGTGTCGCTGTACAATTGTCTGCTTGGGCTTCTGGTCCAGCCAAAACTGTTACAGAAAGTGCAAGAAAAGGCGCGTATCCTCCTCGTTTCAATTTTTGGAAAACCAATGAATTTGATGTGTCAAAAGCGGTGATCTTGACACAATCCATTATCATTTCTGTATTTGCACTATTCTATTTATTGATTCCCGGAGTCAATCAAGCATTTTTGATGTTAGTAAATGCAACGACAGTGATTTATTGTATCGTCTATCTTATCATGGGTGTCGCATTCTTACGTTTTAGAAAAACAAATCCAACTATCCCTCGTCCATTTCGCATCGGTAAAAAAGAGGGAAATGGGAATCTCGGTGCATGGCTTGTTGTGTTAGTCTTATTTGCAGCAATCGTTTTTTCTGTCGGACTTACATTAAAAGCTGGTACATGGATCAACTTTGTGGCTGTCGCATTGATCAGCGGCATTCTTTTTGTTGCCCCATTATGTATCGAAAAAATTAGAAAACCTTCTTGGGAACAAGAAATAAAGAACAAATTGAGTGAACAAAAATCAACGAAGCAATCGGAGTAA
- a CDS encoding HAD-IC family P-type ATPase: MTWYKETAEETMNKLKTTKDGLSNQERTSRLEIQGRNEIEVKKKVSPLRKFLKHFTDLLMIILMVASVLKFLTGDYIEGSIILLVVIINSFVGYWQERKAEESLNGLKSLMSQDAVVLSEGVKKSIPATEIVQGDIVSLTAGDVVPADIRLVETYGLMIEEAALTGESDAVEKISEPLVDELGAGDQLNMAFSGTLVQAGSALGVVVETGNTTEIGKINQALQSVQQQTTPLVRKIHQLNKQIFRGIVFLSLFLIFFTSFRYGLEWNFLFSTIIALIVSMIPEGLPAVLTMILSLGVNEMAQEQAIIKGLPSVETLGSMTVICSDKTGTLTKNEMTVVETMTEDETRLLEIMKNCQEVQTKEDQVVETLSGNPTELALLRYTAEQNLPLKTSLAKLPFSSSYKYMATLHEEQDHAVVFVKGAPEVLLSRSSLSQSEQQQWINQASQLAKKGQRVLGFAYKQMPIEQELDHAQLQQLTFVGIAGIIDPPKESAIQAVRECQQAGISVKMITGDHKDTAQAIADQIGLKHTSNVLEGIDIDRLSDQDLAKKVSKVDVFARTTPEHKLRIVEALQKNGEIVGMTGDGVNDAPALKRADVGIAMGIKGSEVSKQAADMVLGDDNFHTIAKAVKEGRRILDNLQKTISFFLPTSLAQGLVIIWALLANQPLPLTPIQILWVNMVTTITLSYALGFEQASKDTMSRPPRDPNQGILTKYNVFRIFYVSLLIIIPAYWLAMQFEGQALQQTVLLQNIVAAQAVYMINCREQVDASLNKGFFQNKFLFISLGILFVLQTGVIYLPFAQQVIETTSLSFAQHLPILVNVLLLFTIVEVEKRISKTWIKRKEREAFAGN, from the coding sequence ATGACATGGTACAAAGAAACTGCTGAAGAAACAATGAATAAATTAAAGACGACCAAAGATGGTCTTTCAAATCAAGAACGTACCAGTCGTTTAGAAATACAAGGAAGAAATGAAATAGAGGTAAAAAAGAAAGTCAGTCCGCTTCGGAAATTTTTGAAGCATTTTACGGATTTGTTGATGATCATCCTTATGGTGGCTTCTGTCTTGAAGTTTTTAACGGGTGATTATATTGAAGGTAGTATTATTTTACTTGTAGTGATCATCAATAGTTTTGTTGGTTATTGGCAAGAAAGAAAAGCAGAAGAGTCACTCAATGGGCTAAAAAGTTTAATGAGTCAAGACGCAGTGGTTCTTTCTGAAGGCGTCAAGAAAAGTATTCCTGCCACTGAGATCGTGCAAGGGGATATAGTTAGTTTAACAGCTGGAGATGTCGTGCCTGCCGATATTCGTTTAGTCGAAACATATGGTTTGATGATCGAAGAAGCTGCGTTGACCGGTGAATCCGATGCGGTCGAGAAAATAAGTGAGCCGTTAGTCGACGAATTAGGCGCAGGAGATCAACTCAATATGGCTTTTTCAGGTACACTTGTCCAAGCTGGATCGGCACTTGGTGTCGTCGTTGAAACAGGGAATACGACGGAGATTGGAAAAATCAATCAAGCATTACAATCAGTCCAACAACAAACAACCCCTTTGGTTCGCAAGATCCATCAGTTAAACAAGCAAATCTTCAGAGGAATCGTTTTTCTAAGTTTATTCTTGATTTTCTTTACCTCATTTAGGTATGGCTTAGAGTGGAACTTTTTATTCTCAACAATCATTGCGTTGATCGTTTCTATGATCCCAGAAGGCTTGCCAGCGGTATTGACGATGATCCTCTCACTTGGGGTCAATGAAATGGCACAAGAACAAGCGATTATCAAAGGATTACCTTCTGTTGAAACACTTGGTTCAATGACGGTGATCTGTTCAGATAAAACGGGTACGTTGACCAAAAATGAAATGACTGTTGTGGAAACAATGACAGAAGATGAGACACGCTTACTTGAAATCATGAAAAATTGTCAAGAAGTGCAAACGAAAGAGGATCAAGTAGTGGAAACGTTGAGTGGCAATCCAACTGAGCTAGCTTTATTACGATACACAGCTGAACAGAATCTTCCCCTAAAAACGTCGCTTGCTAAATTGCCATTTAGCTCAAGTTATAAATATATGGCAACATTGCATGAAGAACAGGACCATGCAGTAGTGTTTGTCAAAGGAGCGCCAGAAGTTTTATTATCGAGATCTTCTTTGTCACAATCAGAACAGCAACAATGGATCAACCAAGCATCACAGCTAGCGAAAAAAGGCCAACGTGTATTAGGGTTCGCCTACAAGCAAATGCCTATTGAGCAAGAGTTAGACCATGCACAGTTGCAACAACTGACATTTGTTGGGATTGCAGGAATCATTGATCCACCAAAAGAGAGTGCGATCCAAGCGGTAAGAGAATGTCAGCAAGCAGGGATCTCAGTGAAAATGATTACTGGTGACCACAAAGACACAGCCCAAGCAATTGCGGATCAAATCGGATTGAAGCATACGAGTAATGTCCTTGAAGGAATCGATATCGATCGACTCTCTGATCAAGATTTAGCGAAGAAAGTGAGCAAAGTCGATGTCTTTGCTCGAACGACTCCGGAGCATAAATTGAGGATCGTAGAAGCTTTGCAGAAGAATGGTGAAATCGTTGGGATGACCGGTGATGGTGTCAATGACGCGCCCGCATTGAAGCGAGCAGATGTGGGAATCGCTATGGGGATCAAAGGAAGTGAAGTCAGTAAACAAGCCGCAGATATGGTATTAGGCGATGACAACTTCCATACGATCGCTAAAGCAGTCAAAGAAGGACGGCGGATTTTAGATAATTTACAAAAAACGATCAGCTTCTTCTTACCTACATCTTTAGCACAAGGCTTGGTGATCATCTGGGCATTACTTGCGAATCAGCCATTGCCTTTGACACCGATCCAAATCTTATGGGTCAATATGGTGACAACAATCACGTTATCCTATGCTTTAGGTTTTGAACAAGCAAGTAAAGACACGATGAGTCGGCCACCAAGAGATCCTAACCAAGGGATTTTGACGAAGTACAATGTTTTCCGGATTTTCTATGTGTCCCTCTTGATCATTATCCCAGCTTATTGGTTGGCAATGCAGTTTGAAGGTCAAGCCTTACAACAAACTGTTCTTTTACAAAATATTGTTGCTGCCCAAGCCGTCTATATGATTAATTGCCGTGAGCAAGTCGATGCTTCATTGAATAAAGGCTTCTTCCAAAATAAATTCTTATTTATTTCATTAGGTATTTTATTTGTCCTCCAAACTGGAGTCATTTATCTACCCTTTGCGCAACAAGTCATTGAAACAACAAGTTTGAGCTTTGCTCAACATTTACCAATCCTTGTAAATGTACTTCTATTATTTACAATCGTAGAAGTCGAGAAACGAATCAGTAAAACATGGATTAAAAGAAAAGAAAGAGAAGCTTTTGCCGGTAACTGA
- a CDS encoding ISL3-like element ISEfa11 family transposase, translating to MNDSIKKMLRIIEKDLMITEVSYETLQKKKTLVVDAVLSPTPRACRSCGSTVVDGNGKAIIVKNGKKETIVRFEQYNHMPLVMRLKKQRYTCKNCRTHWTAQSYFVQSRHSIANHVRYKIASLLTEKVSLSFIAKSCQVSLTTVIRTLKEFKSYLPKQSKKILPRVLMVDEFRSHASIEDKMSFICADGETGKLIDVLPTRKLPRLTSYFLKCTNPEEVEFLVTDMNAAYFQLTKRVLPNAKIVIDRFHIVKHMNQAFNELRIREMNELRKAGQKSQAEKLKKNWRFLLKNRANINHYEYKTWKSFRAPKYPFLTEAMMIDRLLEFSTPLKEAYPFFHELVEAFRDKDPDLFFSLLAELPETLDDSFREKLQNLLTYEEGITNAMIYPYSNGKIEAKNTHIKTMKRVSYGFKSFENMRIRIFLINQLIKVR from the coding sequence ATGAATGATTCTATCAAAAAAATGCTGAGAATAATAGAGAAAGATTTGATGATTACAGAGGTCTCTTACGAGACCCTTCAGAAGAAAAAGACGTTGGTCGTCGATGCTGTTCTCTCGCCTACTCCTCGTGCTTGTAGAAGTTGTGGTTCTACTGTGGTAGATGGAAACGGGAAAGCAATTATAGTGAAAAATGGAAAAAAAGAAACGATTGTCCGTTTTGAACAATACAATCATATGCCTTTGGTTATGCGCCTAAAAAAGCAGCGCTATACCTGTAAAAACTGCCGAACCCATTGGACTGCTCAAAGTTATTTTGTCCAATCCAGACATTCAATCGCAAATCATGTTAGATATAAAATTGCTTCTTTACTGACTGAAAAAGTATCTTTATCTTTTATTGCGAAAAGCTGTCAGGTATCTTTGACCACTGTTATTCGTACATTGAAAGAGTTTAAAAGCTATTTACCAAAGCAATCTAAGAAGATTCTCCCAAGAGTATTGATGGTTGATGAATTTCGTTCGCATGCTTCCATAGAAGATAAAATGAGCTTTATTTGCGCAGATGGCGAAACAGGAAAATTAATAGATGTTTTGCCTACGCGTAAATTACCTCGATTAACAAGCTATTTCTTAAAGTGTACCAATCCAGAAGAAGTAGAATTCTTGGTGACAGACATGAACGCCGCCTACTTCCAGCTCACCAAACGTGTTCTGCCAAATGCGAAAATAGTGATTGATCGGTTTCATATTGTCAAACACATGAATCAAGCGTTCAATGAGTTGCGTATCCGTGAAATGAATGAACTTCGTAAAGCAGGACAGAAAAGCCAGGCAGAAAAACTGAAAAAGAACTGGCGCTTTTTGCTAAAAAATCGTGCAAACATCAACCATTATGAATACAAAACATGGAAAAGTTTCCGAGCACCAAAATACCCATTTCTTACTGAAGCAATGATGATTGATCGATTGCTTGAGTTTTCTACGCCCCTAAAGGAGGCGTATCCCTTTTTTCATGAATTAGTTGAAGCCTTTCGAGACAAAGACCCTGACTTATTTTTCTCCTTATTAGCAGAACTTCCCGAAACGTTGGATGACAGCTTTCGGGAAAAGCTTCAAAACCTTCTGACCTATGAAGAAGGCATCACCAACGCAATGATCTATCCTTATTCCAATGGAAAAATAGAAGCGAAGAATACCCACATAAAGACAATGAAACGAGTATCCTACGGATTTAAATCATTCGAGAACATGAGAATTAGAATCTTTTTGATCAATCAATTAATCAAAGTAAGATAA
- a CDS encoding helix-turn-helix domain-containing protein, with protein MYSLMHQIITEKDLQRQVTLIELLLNHPKITVNELAEETNTTERTIFSDLQVIRSQLPDGWLIDSDQSGIRLLNQKNLLANDLWELFLKQSVSVQLIKELLFTKECSTTNFLAVNGLSYETLKRHTRKVNRQLLRYGLQIKLTKYTSTMSGSENAIRLFYHRLLMPFTHNNYFFEDYSIHESHYFRFLKRLKQTPFSVETEEIFGICWFFINTIRVKANCRIKDSFFKPEDTLYSTYATELTELYELEGVYLQKDELIFAFFCFLESWNYNNQYQEPVADILQSYPFSGKIKQFVQDLADTLHLEKLNETKLADNLILLLLKYHESPILIEQLNLQYHYFLEEYEQQYPQLYPFKQELLEQLKQELPIQEDEYFLRLLSFLIQQAILSVRPNKLNLYFFFQGEPSWKAFLQQELNDYFGKRVQLIPVELSQLSDITFHKNDLFVSNTPLDQVPIPIIYISTIPTKNELDQLTELTFRSYL; from the coding sequence ATGTACTCGCTCATGCACCAAATCATCACTGAAAAAGATTTACAACGACAAGTCACGCTGATTGAACTACTTTTGAACCATCCCAAAATCACTGTCAATGAGCTTGCTGAAGAAACCAATACAACGGAACGTACGATTTTTTCCGACTTACAAGTCATCCGCTCACAATTACCTGATGGCTGGTTGATCGATAGTGATCAGTCAGGGATTCGTTTACTCAATCAAAAAAATCTACTTGCCAATGATCTGTGGGAATTGTTTCTAAAACAATCCGTTAGTGTACAATTGATCAAAGAACTATTGTTTACAAAAGAATGTTCCACAACCAATTTTTTAGCAGTCAATGGACTTTCTTACGAAACGCTGAAACGTCATACAAGAAAAGTCAATCGCCAACTCCTTCGTTATGGGTTACAGATCAAGCTGACAAAATATACAAGTACGATGAGTGGTTCTGAGAATGCGATCCGCTTGTTTTATCATCGTCTTTTGATGCCATTTACTCATAATAATTATTTTTTTGAAGATTATTCCATCCATGAATCCCATTACTTTCGTTTTTTGAAACGCTTGAAGCAAACCCCTTTTTCTGTTGAAACAGAAGAGATCTTTGGAATTTGCTGGTTTTTCATCAACACGATACGTGTCAAGGCAAATTGCCGTATCAAGGACTCTTTCTTTAAACCTGAAGATACTCTTTACTCCACGTATGCTACTGAATTAACCGAACTTTATGAATTAGAAGGCGTGTATTTACAAAAAGATGAATTGATTTTTGCTTTCTTTTGCTTTTTAGAAAGTTGGAATTACAACAATCAATACCAAGAACCCGTGGCAGATATCTTGCAAAGTTATCCTTTTTCAGGCAAGATCAAACAATTCGTTCAGGATTTAGCTGATACCTTGCACTTAGAAAAACTAAACGAAACAAAACTTGCTGATAACCTGATTTTGTTACTGTTGAAATACCATGAATCACCTATCTTGATCGAGCAGCTGAATTTGCAATATCACTATTTTTTGGAAGAATATGAGCAACAATATCCGCAGTTGTACCCATTCAAACAAGAATTACTTGAGCAACTGAAACAAGAGTTGCCTATTCAAGAAGACGAATACTTTCTACGCCTACTATCCTTCTTGATCCAACAAGCAATCTTATCCGTTCGTCCAAATAAATTGAACCTGTATTTCTTCTTTCAAGGCGAACCCTCTTGGAAAGCCTTTTTGCAACAAGAATTAAATGATTACTTTGGGAAACGAGTTCAATTGATTCCAGTAGAATTATCTCAACTTTCTGACATCACGTTCCATAAAAACGACTTGTTCGTCTCAAACACCCCCCTCGACCAAGTCCCGATACCAATCATCTACATCTCTACCATACCAACAAAAAATGAGCTCGACCAATTGACCGAACTCACATTTAGAAGTTATTTGTAA
- a CDS encoding NUDIX hydrolase N-terminal domain-containing protein: MATKIEQYKRLLAIAEAGLFYGKDPFDEERYQELKSIALSLLSNGEKEIEEQLAFILDQNEGYPTPKVDVRAFIKQENKILLVEDSHTKEWALPGGFAEIGYSPKENIGKEVKEETGLTVTVDQLLAIFDTNTRKDIPQAFQYYKVIFGCSIIGGSFITNNETSNSAFFALDDLPILSQKRTTEEQLAILAKGNLPYFE; this comes from the coding sequence ATGGCAACAAAAATCGAACAATACAAACGCTTATTAGCGATAGCAGAAGCCGGTCTCTTCTATGGCAAAGATCCATTTGACGAAGAACGTTACCAAGAATTGAAATCGATTGCTTTATCTTTATTGAGTAATGGCGAAAAGGAAATCGAAGAACAGCTTGCTTTTATTTTAGACCAAAATGAAGGATATCCCACACCAAAAGTCGATGTGCGTGCCTTCATCAAACAAGAGAATAAGATACTGCTAGTGGAAGATAGTCATACAAAAGAATGGGCATTGCCAGGTGGTTTTGCAGAAATCGGCTATTCACCAAAGGAAAATATTGGAAAAGAGGTGAAAGAAGAAACCGGGCTAACGGTGACGGTGGATCAACTACTGGCAATTTTTGATACCAATACCCGAAAAGATATTCCACAAGCCTTTCAATACTATAAAGTCATTTTTGGATGTTCAATCATCGGAGGTTCTTTTATCACGAATAATGAAACTTCAAATAGTGCCTTTTTTGCATTGGATGATTTGCCTATCCTTTCCCAAAAACGGACGACAGAAGAACAGCTTGCGATCTTAGCGAAAGGTAATTTGCCTTACTTTGAGTGA
- a CDS encoding MarR family winged helix-turn-helix transcriptional regulator translates to MAEIIREIGAIARALDSISNIEFKEVALTRGQYLYLVRICENPGIIQEKIAEMLKVDRTTTARALKKLESNGLIRRVTDEQNKKNKRCYPTAQGEALYPMIIREHHYSTKVALAGLSEEEIQQLERLLTHVRKNISEDWNFVKKGNKRLY, encoded by the coding sequence ATGGCTGAGATCATAAGAGAAATTGGCGCGATAGCACGAGCGTTAGATTCGATCAGTAATATTGAGTTCAAGGAAGTCGCTTTGACGAGGGGGCAATACCTGTATCTCGTTCGCATTTGTGAAAATCCAGGCATCATTCAAGAAAAAATAGCCGAAATGCTTAAAGTCGATCGAACGACAACTGCCCGTGCGCTGAAAAAGTTGGAAAGTAATGGCTTGATTCGACGGGTAACTGACGAACAGAACAAGAAAAACAAAAGGTGTTACCCGACAGCCCAAGGAGAAGCACTTTATCCGATGATCATCCGAGAACACCATTATTCTACGAAAGTCGCTTTAGCTGGCTTGTCTGAAGAAGAAATCCAACAGTTGGAAAGATTATTGACACACGTAAGGAAAAATATCAGCGAAGACTGGAATTTTGTAAAAAAGGGCAATAAACGCCTGTATTGA